A part of Abyssisolibacter fermentans genomic DNA contains:
- the rlmD gene encoding 23S rRNA (uracil(1939)-C(5))-methyltransferase RlmD: protein MKNERIKVKCVGMDEEGKGIVKINGREIHVPYLIEGETAIVEVFKKRKFTNAKVIRIVEKSKKRVMPECQYYNKCGGCQLQHMSYQGQLEFKQDVIEKLMIHYRSVNKILGMKDPYFYRNKIHSTLSYDKKGMVISGIYEGNTHKVTPIEQCIIQDRRADEIIASIRKIMKTYKMKPYNEDTGEGFLRHILVKTGFVSNEIMVVLVVSSKIFIGKKNFIKILLKKHPEIKTIVMNVNNRKTSAVLGNREMVLYGKGYIEDTLCGCVFQISPKSFYQINPIQTEVLYNKAIDMAKLNKNEVVLDAYCGIGTISLIVSSKVKNVVGVELNKDAVKDAINNAKRNNIRNTYFYNDDAGDFMISLAKEKKEIDTVFMDPPRSGSDEKFLSSIIKLAPKKLIYISCNPVTQERDLRYLTKHGYIVKEIQPVDMFPQTYHVETIVGLRRKDTL from the coding sequence ATGAAGAATGAGCGAATAAAAGTAAAATGTGTTGGAATGGACGAAGAAGGAAAAGGAATTGTAAAAATAAATGGTAGAGAAATTCATGTTCCTTATTTAATTGAAGGAGAAACTGCCATTGTTGAAGTGTTTAAGAAAAGAAAGTTTACAAACGCCAAGGTAATCCGTATTGTTGAAAAGTCAAAAAAAAGAGTTATGCCTGAGTGTCAGTATTATAATAAGTGTGGAGGTTGTCAATTACAGCATATGTCATATCAGGGGCAACTAGAATTTAAACAGGACGTTATTGAGAAGCTGATGATACATTATCGTAGTGTTAATAAAATATTGGGTATGAAGGATCCATATTTTTATCGAAATAAAATACATTCAACATTATCTTATGATAAAAAAGGGATGGTTATATCAGGAATTTATGAAGGAAATACACATAAAGTAACTCCTATAGAGCAGTGTATTATTCAAGATAGACGTGCTGATGAGATTATCGCATCTATACGTAAAATTATGAAAACTTATAAAATGAAACCATATAATGAAGATACAGGTGAGGGTTTTTTGCGTCATATTTTAGTAAAAACAGGGTTCGTTAGTAATGAAATTATGGTTGTGCTTGTAGTGTCATCGAAAATTTTTATTGGCAAGAAGAATTTCATTAAAATATTGTTGAAAAAACATCCTGAGATTAAGACTATCGTTATGAATGTTAATAATCGCAAAACCAGTGCTGTACTTGGAAATAGAGAGATGGTACTGTATGGGAAAGGATATATTGAAGATACTTTATGCGGATGTGTATTTCAGATTTCACCTAAATCTTTTTATCAGATTAACCCTATACAAACTGAAGTATTATATAATAAAGCAATTGATATGGCAAAATTGAATAAAAATGAAGTGGTTCTTGATGCGTATTGTGGGATTGGTACTATTTCACTGATTGTCAGCAGTAAAGTGAAAAATGTGGTAGGTGTAGAATTGAATAAAGATGCAGTGAAAGATGCAATAAACAATGCAAAGCGAAATAATATCAGAAATACTTATTTTTATAATGATGATGCTGGTGATTTTATGATAAGTCTTGCAAAGGAAAAGAAAGAAATTGATACGGTATTTATGGATCCACCCCGTAGTGGTAGTGATGAAAAATTTTTATCATCCATTATTAAACTTGCACCAAAAAAATTAATCTATATATCTTGCAATCCTGTAACACAAGAGCGAGATCTAAGATATTTAACGAAACATGGTTATATAGTAAAAGAGATACAACCTGTTGACATGTTTCCGCAGACATATCATGTGGAGACGATAGTAGGACTACGTCGCAAAGATACCTTGTAA
- a CDS encoding GNAT family N-acetyltransferase, producing MNKYEFRTITVDDIPAMSELLICRQNLESKTFPSLKNSCLNAKYITDLLENLFVNSKVIGTGAFANDELVGYIFGEMKIDNLRGRGRHIWVPYEGIAIRMDQSSEIIRELYTKVSVVWLEQGCFSHHTVIPLGNQMYFEAFQRLSFFIDHVYGIMNMEDYKPFESLSDAEIRFANKNDSEIMGNMSSIIFSSLNSAPAFLPVIPEIVMKINAGYKSLVEDNDSTILIAEKDTKELGFQVYEPITPDLMAPDDGVELHIAGTYYSQRGRGVGKKLMNEGFRIMKEKGYNSIISDWKITNLSASTFWPKCGFKPIAYRMVRSIDNNIAWANFNNPSIKLL from the coding sequence ATGAACAAATATGAATTCAGAACAATTACTGTTGATGATATACCTGCAATGTCTGAGTTGTTAATATGCAGGCAAAACCTTGAGAGTAAGACATTTCCATCCCTGAAAAACAGTTGTCTTAATGCAAAATATATCACGGATTTACTTGAGAATTTGTTTGTTAATAGCAAAGTGATTGGAACTGGAGCGTTTGCTAATGATGAACTAGTAGGTTATATATTTGGTGAGATGAAAATTGACAATTTAAGGGGTAGAGGTAGACATATATGGGTGCCTTATGAGGGTATAGCAATCAGAATGGATCAATCTTCTGAGATTATAAGGGAGCTCTATACAAAAGTTTCTGTTGTATGGCTTGAACAAGGCTGCTTCAGCCACCATACAGTAATACCTCTTGGAAATCAGATGTACTTTGAAGCCTTTCAACGATTAAGCTTTTTTATTGATCATGTATATGGGATAATGAATATGGAGGATTACAAGCCTTTTGAAAGTTTATCTGATGCAGAGATTAGATTTGCTAACAAAAATGATAGTGAAATAATGGGTAATATGTCCAGTATAATCTTCTCATCTCTAAATTCAGCACCTGCATTTTTACCTGTAATACCTGAAATTGTAATGAAAATAAATGCTGGGTATAAAAGTTTAGTAGAGGATAATGATTCAACGATTCTTATTGCGGAAAAGGATACTAAGGAATTAGGATTTCAAGTATATGAGCCTATTACTCCAGATTTGATGGCACCTGATGATGGTGTTGAGCTACATATTGCGGGCACTTACTATTCCCAAAGGGGAAGAGGTGTTGGTAAAAAGTTAATGAATGAAGGCTTCAGGATTATGAAGGAAAAGGGGTATAATAGCATAATATCAGATTGGAAAATAACCAACCTTTCTGCTTCAACCTTTTGGCCTAAGTGCGGATTTAAGCCAATAGCTTACAGAATGGTTAGATCTATTGACAATAATATAGCATGGGCAAACTTTAACAACCCAAGTATTAAGCTATTGTAG
- a CDS encoding MerR family transcriptional regulator → MHEKLFSIGKTAEILNVSVATLRHYDKLGLVKPEQIDAQSGYRYYSIEQFHYIDRIKYLQKLGFKLSEISSVLQNGTSEYLLPLLEQRKREYDKQINEIQKQKEILEWYIDFFSFKETDDFIEKNLYEVCLPERYILAVPYEEGRQISSSDIELLKIKNLPGLSDLHYKRQWGCILDFNQMLSKKLLPKYSFLYLNEKQKFDLKYFKVLPAGMYVCFRVRLFQGNFGPIKKLQKYFENVNIDSGIVIANEYENNFHDYTNSMYEIQIEVKYK, encoded by the coding sequence ATGCATGAAAAGTTGTTTTCTATTGGAAAAACCGCTGAAATTCTTAACGTTTCTGTTGCAACCCTCAGACATTATGATAAACTTGGGTTAGTAAAGCCTGAGCAAATTGATGCACAGTCTGGATATAGGTACTACTCTATAGAACAATTTCATTATATTGATAGAATTAAATACTTGCAAAAATTAGGATTTAAACTTTCTGAAATATCATCTGTACTCCAAAACGGAACATCTGAATACCTGCTTCCTCTTTTAGAGCAAAGAAAAAGAGAATATGACAAACAAATTAATGAAATCCAAAAACAAAAAGAAATACTTGAATGGTATATAGATTTTTTTTCATTTAAAGAAACTGATGATTTTATAGAGAAAAATTTATATGAAGTATGTTTACCAGAAAGATATATTTTAGCAGTTCCTTATGAAGAAGGACGTCAAATTTCTAGTTCTGATATAGAGTTATTGAAAATAAAAAATTTACCAGGTCTTAGTGATTTGCACTATAAGCGACAATGGGGTTGTATATTAGATTTCAATCAGATGTTAAGTAAGAAATTATTACCTAAATATTCGTTTTTATACTTAAATGAAAAGCAAAAGTTTGATTTAAAATATTTTAAAGTATTACCTGCAGGGATGTATGTTTGTTTTCGAGTCAGACTATTTCAAGGTAACTTTGGCCCTATAAAAAAATTGCAAAAATATTTTGAAAACGTTAATATTGATAGTGGAATTGTAATTGCAAACGAATATGAAAATAATTTTCATGACTATACAAACTCAATGTACGAAATTCAAATAGAAGTTAAATACAAATAA
- a CDS encoding cupin domain-containing protein, translating into MIFINEEIESKEVYKGLSRKILSYGGNLMVVECHAEKGVKVPIHSHIHEQCGYIISGKFQGIIDNEKTTLTSGDSYYVKPNQEHGLVCLEEGSFLDIFTPQREDFK; encoded by the coding sequence ATGATTTTTATAAATGAAGAAATAGAATCAAAAGAAGTGTACAAAGGACTAAGCAGAAAAATATTATCATACGGTGGCAACCTAATGGTAGTAGAATGTCACGCAGAAAAAGGAGTCAAAGTACCAATACATTCTCATATACATGAACAATGCGGATATATCATATCCGGAAAGTTTCAGGGAATAATAGATAATGAAAAAACAACCTTGACCTCAGGAGATAGCTACTACGTGAAGCCAAATCAAGAACATGGACTAGTCTGCTTAGAAGAAGGATCATTTCTCGATATATTTACTCCACAGAGGGAAGATTTTAAATAG
- the trpS gene encoding tryptophan--tRNA ligase produces MMKRILTGDRTTGRLHLGHYVGSLQNRVKLQNEYDTFIILADIQALTTHFQRPELINESIYDVAIDNLSVGLDPNNITMFLQSKISAIAELTVFYSMLVSVNSLRHNPTIKTEAKQYGYDDLSYGFLGYPVSQTADITFCNADLVPVGDDQLPHIEQSRKIARRFNNLYGRGQVVIKEPQALISNTPRLIGLDGNSKMGKSLGNAIYLADTIEDVNAKVKSAVTDRNRISIKDKGNPDICTVSKYHEAFNHSEYENICEMCKNANIGCVACKNLLAKKINCLIAPFREKRAYYEEHKSEVRDIILAGSEKANIVGKKTVEEIKKAMSIQIE; encoded by the coding sequence ATGATGAAACGAATTTTAACAGGCGATAGAACAACTGGCAGACTACATTTAGGACATTATGTAGGCAGTCTTCAAAACAGAGTTAAGTTACAAAATGAATATGATACTTTTATTATATTAGCAGATATTCAGGCATTGACAACTCATTTTCAACGACCTGAGTTAATAAATGAAAGTATTTATGATGTTGCAATTGATAATTTATCAGTGGGGCTAGATCCTAACAATATAACTATGTTTTTACAATCTAAAATAAGTGCAATTGCAGAATTAACTGTATTCTATTCAATGCTTGTTTCTGTAAATTCATTACGTCATAACCCAACTATTAAAACAGAAGCTAAACAATATGGATATGATGACTTAAGTTATGGTTTTTTAGGTTATCCTGTTAGCCAAACAGCTGACATAACTTTTTGTAATGCGGATTTAGTTCCAGTTGGTGACGACCAACTTCCACACATAGAGCAATCAAGAAAAATTGCAAGACGATTTAATAATTTATATGGTAGGGGGCAGGTAGTTATTAAAGAACCACAAGCATTAATTAGTAATACACCAAGACTTATTGGATTAGATGGAAATTCTAAAATGGGTAAGAGTCTTGGTAACGCAATATATTTAGCAGATACTATTGAAGATGTTAATGCGAAAGTAAAATCAGCAGTAACAGATAGAAATAGGATAAGTATAAAAGATAAAGGGAATCCAGATATATGTACAGTTAGCAAATATCATGAAGCATTTAATCATAGTGAATATGAAAATATTTGTGAAATGTGTAAAAATGCAAATATTGGTTGCGTGGCTTGTAAAAATCTTTTGGCAAAAAAAATTAATTGTCTTATTGCTCCATTTAGAGAAAAACGAGCTTATTATGAGGAGCATAAATCTGAAGTACGTGATATAATACTTGCAGGTAGCGAAAAGGCAAATATAGTTGGTAAAAAGACTGTTGAAGAAATTAAAAAAGCAATGAGTATTCAAATAGAATAG
- a CDS encoding mandelate racemase/muconate lactonizing enzyme family protein — protein sequence MKIAKIEVFALRVPPKDGNVEVEWGMDCSLVKITTDNGIVGWGETDSNPAIIKTIFDMPTSHYLSYSLKDLLIGENPLDIERLWNKMYLKTLHYGRSGVGIHAISAVDIALWDIAGKYYNVPVYQLLGGKYRDKIKTYGTFIPYEDLDKTVETAKRSLIDGGFDTLKFGGTPFGLEEKYDIESVRRLREALGEDVGLAVDVSKLWPDYGTALSRMKKLEQYNLAWVEEPCLATDYESYRRLASQVKTKISGGEALTTVREFNDFMRIARPAIVQPDVTNCGGITEMKRINMLAELNSCKLIPHNYGSGVLLSATMHCLASFQHGDTMEYSNSLSPFFRDLDRNLVRSVNGYVTVPDRPGLGVDIDEDVIKEYSFTWE from the coding sequence ATGAAAATAGCAAAAATTGAAGTATTCGCACTTAGGGTTCCTCCTAAAGATGGAAATGTAGAAGTTGAATGGGGAATGGATTGTTCATTGGTAAAGATAACAACAGATAATGGGATAGTTGGATGGGGGGAAACAGACTCAAATCCAGCAATTATCAAGACGATTTTTGATATGCCCACATCACACTATCTGTCATACAGCTTGAAAGATCTGTTAATAGGTGAAAATCCTCTGGATATTGAAAGACTTTGGAATAAGATGTATCTAAAAACTTTACATTATGGACGTTCAGGTGTAGGGATACATGCGATAAGCGCAGTAGATATAGCTTTATGGGATATTGCAGGAAAATACTATAATGTTCCAGTGTATCAGCTTCTTGGAGGAAAGTACAGGGACAAGATTAAGACCTATGGAACCTTTATTCCTTACGAGGATTTAGATAAGACAGTGGAAACTGCAAAACGTTCTCTTATAGATGGTGGGTTCGACACATTGAAATTTGGAGGCACACCATTTGGATTAGAAGAGAAATATGATATTGAAAGTGTAAGAAGATTACGTGAAGCATTAGGTGAAGATGTTGGTTTAGCAGTTGATGTGTCCAAACTTTGGCCTGATTATGGAACTGCACTTTCAAGAATGAAAAAATTGGAGCAATACAATCTAGCATGGGTTGAAGAACCTTGTTTAGCAACAGATTATGAATCCTATAGAAGGCTTGCATCACAGGTAAAGACTAAAATCTCAGGAGGAGAAGCATTGACAACAGTACGTGAATTCAACGATTTTATGAGAATAGCACGTCCTGCAATTGTGCAGCCAGATGTAACAAACTGTGGTGGTATTACTGAGATGAAGAGAATCAATATGCTTGCTGAACTTAATTCATGTAAGTTAATTCCACATAACTATGGATCAGGGGTACTACTTTCAGCTACAATGCATTGCCTTGCATCATTCCAGCATGGAGATACTATGGAGTATTCAAACAGTCTAAGTCCATTCTTCCGAGATCTTGACAGAAATCTAGTTCGTTCGGTTAATGGTTATGTAACTGTTCCTGATAGACCAGGTCTTGGTGTTGATATTGATGAAGATGTAATCAAAGAGTATTCATTTACCTGGGAGTAA
- a CDS encoding BCCT family transporter — protein MDKNKKMSNRSNIEWITLIVGSAVLLTIGALMAIFPEQGVSLSKKMFSILTHEMGWIYLWIGMITLGSVIYFITSKYGRIYLGDNKPTFKKSSILFMTIAAGFGSATMYWLFMESISYYIGPPPGYAALSAEAGEIAITASFFHWGFVPWSSYLVCAVLVMYAFYIKGKKSFKFSDILNDALDNRVPVIVRKLIDIIFVVVTMGGLSVTLGLSIPMISSIISDLTGLTRSFAMDMSVIAAIAVVFIASSFVGLEKGMSRISSLNVYACIAFLLVVFLAENKVFALNYFTNGVGKYITEFFSFGFNTDPINHGGFPQGWTIFYLAYWFTFAPFTGIFIAKIAKGHRLKDILLLTMLGGGCGSMLMFMITSSYSMNLELTGKLKCVELMQTTDANNLIVQVLRTLPMAPVMMTLFAVVAILFMATSLDGSAFTLAGVTQKKLDKNGNPSTKLKMYWCVALVVFPIILTYAKADLNAIKSIAYVVSFPMVLVILISLYGTIKGMNKVFGDMTTKEIDEYNKKLINS, from the coding sequence ATGGACAAAAACAAAAAGATGTCAAACAGAAGTAATATAGAATGGATAACCCTGATAGTTGGATCGGCAGTTTTACTCACCATAGGTGCCCTAATGGCAATATTTCCTGAACAAGGGGTGTCCCTTTCAAAGAAGATGTTTAGCATTTTAACACATGAAATGGGATGGATCTATCTTTGGATAGGTATGATAACACTTGGTTCTGTAATATATTTTATAACTTCTAAATACGGAAGAATTTATCTTGGAGACAATAAACCTACATTTAAAAAGTCAAGCATACTTTTCATGACAATTGCTGCTGGGTTTGGTTCTGCAACAATGTACTGGTTATTCATGGAAAGTATTAGTTACTACATTGGACCACCTCCGGGATATGCTGCCTTGTCAGCTGAAGCTGGAGAAATAGCTATTACGGCTTCTTTCTTCCATTGGGGATTTGTGCCTTGGTCTTCATATCTTGTATGTGCAGTACTTGTAATGTACGCATTCTATATCAAAGGCAAGAAATCATTCAAATTTAGCGATATACTAAATGACGCTCTTGATAATCGTGTTCCTGTTATAGTTAGAAAGCTCATCGATATTATCTTTGTTGTAGTTACAATGGGAGGACTAAGTGTTACCCTCGGATTATCAATACCAATGATCTCTTCAATAATTTCTGACCTTACAGGATTAACTCGTTCATTCGCTATGGATATGTCTGTTATAGCAGCAATAGCTGTAGTATTTATTGCAAGTTCTTTTGTAGGTCTTGAAAAAGGTATGTCACGTATTAGTAGCTTAAATGTATATGCCTGTATAGCATTTTTATTAGTAGTATTTTTAGCAGAGAATAAGGTTTTTGCACTTAACTATTTTACAAACGGTGTTGGAAAATACATCACGGAATTTTTCAGTTTTGGTTTTAATACAGATCCAATTAACCACGGAGGATTTCCTCAGGGATGGACAATATTCTATTTGGCATACTGGTTTACGTTTGCACCTTTTACAGGAATCTTTATTGCAAAAATAGCAAAAGGTCATCGTTTAAAAGATATCCTTTTACTAACAATGCTTGGTGGTGGATGTGGAAGTATGCTGATGTTCATGATAACAAGTTCTTATTCAATGAATCTTGAACTTACAGGGAAACTAAAATGTGTTGAACTAATGCAGACTACAGATGCAAACAACCTAATAGTACAGGTACTAAGAACACTTCCAATGGCTCCAGTAATGATGACTCTATTTGCAGTAGTTGCAATACTATTTATGGCAACATCACTTGATGGTTCAGCATTTACCCTTGCAGGTGTGACACAGAAGAAACTAGATAAGAACGGCAATCCAAGTACAAAACTAAAAATGTACTGGTGTGTAGCTTTAGTAGTATTCCCTATTATCCTTACCTATGCAAAAGCAGACCTAAATGCAATAAAAAGTATAGCATATGTTGTATCATTCCCAATGGTACTGGTTATCTTAATTTCACTATACGGTACAATAAAGGGTATGAACAAAGTATTTGGTGATATGACAACAAAAGAAATAGATGAATATAATAAAAAGCTTATAAATTCATAA
- a CDS encoding REP-associated tyrosine transposase, producing the protein MTRIKRNDILRVGGDKVPRKARIKSETGYYHIITRGNNKNYIFKDETDKELIKEEIKKQEIEKSIEIAAWCIMDNHIHLVIKGELEDITTAMKKINVKYAMKYNVKYERSGHVFQDRYMSKPIETDEYLICVLRYVHMNPVKANIVKKAEDYRWSSYREYSEMNKEKSGMEKFVLSYFDMDIESFKKFHQEEDEREYLEIKEDKEKYRLDKAQRIINRCCEKYGVNTSRDVIENREIFKELIIELKERSGLSIRKISKLLEVSYGTIQATKRKCFNESIGQKERPLRYEGDMNE; encoded by the coding sequence TTGACCAGAATAAAAAGGAATGATATACTAAGAGTAGGAGGTGATAAAGTGCCTAGAAAAGCGAGGATAAAAAGTGAAACAGGGTATTATCATATAATAACAAGAGGAAATAATAAGAACTACATATTTAAAGATGAAACAGATAAAGAGTTGATAAAAGAAGAAATAAAGAAGCAAGAAATTGAAAAAAGTATAGAAATAGCAGCATGGTGTATAATGGACAATCATATCCATTTAGTTATAAAGGGAGAACTAGAAGATATTACAACAGCCATGAAGAAGATAAATGTAAAGTATGCAATGAAATATAATGTAAAATATGAGAGATCAGGACATGTATTTCAAGATAGATATATGAGCAAACCGATAGAAACAGATGAATATTTGATATGTGTACTGAGATATGTTCATATGAACCCAGTGAAAGCAAATATAGTAAAAAAGGCAGAAGATTATAGATGGAGCAGCTATAGAGAATATAGTGAGATGAATAAAGAGAAAAGTGGTATGGAAAAGTTTGTTCTGTCATATTTTGATATGGATATAGAAAGCTTTAAGAAATTTCACCAAGAAGAAGATGAAAGAGAATACTTAGAGATAAAAGAAGATAAAGAGAAGTACAGGCTAGATAAAGCACAAAGAATAATAAATAGATGTTGTGAAAAATATGGAGTAAACACATCAAGAGATGTTATTGAAAATAGAGAAATATTTAAGGAATTAATAATAGAATTAAAAGAAAGAAGTGGGTTATCAATAAGAAAGATTAGCAAATTACTAGAGGTATCGTATGGTACAATACAAGCTACTAAAAGAAAGTGCTTTAACGAAAGCATTGGTCAAAAAGAACGTCCCCTACGATATGAAGGAGATATGAATGAGTAA
- a CDS encoding SLC13 family permease: MSKEKIKSFLESQCVLIIAILLAVITSFFSTPSWDYLNFKVLVLLFNLMIVVAALNKCKVLDKTAITLLQKCTTYKKVSFALVFITFVAAMFVTNDVALITFIPFTIIVGKKANIKILNVVIFQTLAVNIGSSFTPMGNPQNLFIYSHYNMVPSEFLKITLPMVLVGAIFLWILILKEKDNQLDFKVQDIVLVDKYKIFITIILFAIIILSVFNIVDYKIIFALTVLIILIMDRKLFLKVDYSLLIIFIGFFVFIGNISQIEMVKEFIEKIFNSSANTYFGSILISQIISNVPATVLISGFTEYSKELLLAVNIGGMGTLIASLASLISYKLYVREYKEESNKFLQVFTIYNLIGLILFVPIIYVTMVK; the protein is encoded by the coding sequence ATGAGTAAAGAAAAAATAAAAAGCTTTCTAGAAAGTCAGTGTGTTTTGATAATAGCTATATTGTTAGCAGTTATAACATCTTTTTTTTCAACTCCTAGCTGGGATTATTTAAATTTTAAAGTACTTGTTTTATTGTTTAATTTGATGATAGTGGTTGCTGCATTAAATAAATGTAAGGTTTTAGACAAGACGGCAATTACTTTGTTGCAAAAGTGTACAACTTACAAAAAAGTTAGTTTTGCTTTAGTCTTTATTACATTTGTAGCAGCTATGTTTGTCACAAATGATGTAGCTTTAATTACATTTATTCCTTTTACAATTATAGTAGGTAAGAAAGCAAATATAAAAATATTAAATGTAGTGATATTCCAAACATTAGCAGTAAATATTGGAAGTTCATTTACTCCTATGGGAAATCCACAGAATCTGTTCATTTATTCACATTATAATATGGTACCATCAGAATTTTTAAAAATTACATTACCTATGGTATTAGTAGGTGCTATTTTTTTGTGGATTTTAATATTAAAAGAAAAAGACAATCAGTTAGATTTTAAAGTACAGGATATTGTTTTAGTAGATAAGTATAAAATATTCATAACTATAATATTGTTTGCAATAATTATTCTATCTGTTTTTAACATAGTAGATTATAAGATTATTTTTGCCTTAACAGTGCTTATTATCTTGATAATGGACAGAAAATTATTTTTGAAAGTAGATTATTCATTATTGATCATTTTTATAGGGTTCTTTGTTTTTATAGGAAATATTTCGCAAATAGAGATGGTAAAGGAATTTATTGAAAAGATATTTAATAGTAGTGCTAATACTTATTTTGGATCGATATTAATCAGTCAAATTATAAGCAATGTACCTGCCACAGTACTTATATCTGGTTTTACTGAATATTCGAAGGAACTACTTTTGGCTGTTAACATAGGAGGGATGGGAACATTAATAGCTTCATTAGCTAGTTTGATATCTTATAAGCTATACGTAAGAGAATATAAAGAAGAAAGTAATAAATTTTTACAAGTATTCACAATATATAATTTAATAGGATTAATATTATTTGTTCCTATAATATATGTTACAATGGTTAAATAA
- a CDS encoding alpha-hydroxy-acid oxidizing protein, producing MNIKEVRENARKVLNGYCKVCRNCDGVACAGEIPGIGGKGTGSSFKANYTSLANIKLNMRTLYKGKTPNSKAVIFGKEMDMPVFAAPVTGVSINNGKVFKGDEYIKWIVEGCLNKRIYPTIGDTPKEEFLLSNLNKLKKYGGEGIAFIKPWDNENIIKKIKLVEEAGCFAVGVDVDACGLRTIALHVNSVSPKSTDDLKEIIKSTKLPFIIKGVMTVDEAKLAVEVGASGIVVSNHGGRVLDFTPGTADVLKLIADEVKGKITIFVDGGVRTGVDVLKMISLGADAVFIGRPFIVASFGGETEGVKTYIQQIKEELLSTMTLTGCNSIKDINHSIISR from the coding sequence ATGAATATAAAAGAAGTTAGGGAAAATGCGAGAAAAGTTCTTAATGGTTATTGTAAAGTTTGCAGGAACTGTGATGGGGTAGCTTGTGCAGGAGAAATTCCAGGCATTGGTGGAAAAGGTACAGGCAGTTCATTTAAAGCAAATTATACATCACTAGCTAATATTAAATTAAATATGAGAACACTATATAAAGGGAAAACACCAAATTCAAAAGCTGTTATTTTTGGGAAGGAAATGGATATGCCAGTTTTTGCGGCACCTGTAACAGGAGTAAGTATAAATAACGGTAAAGTTTTTAAAGGTGATGAGTATATAAAGTGGATTGTTGAGGGATGTTTAAATAAAAGAATTTATCCAACGATTGGTGATACACCTAAGGAAGAATTTCTTTTATCAAATTTGAATAAATTGAAAAAGTATGGTGGAGAAGGTATAGCTTTTATAAAACCTTGGGATAACGAAAATATAATAAAAAAAATTAAACTTGTTGAAGAAGCAGGATGCTTTGCAGTTGGTGTAGATGTAGATGCTTGTGGTTTGAGGACTATAGCTTTACATGTAAATAGCGTATCACCAAAATCAACAGACGATTTAAAAGAAATAATAAAAAGCACAAAATTACCTTTTATTATAAAAGGAGTAATGACAGTTGACGAGGCTAAACTTGCTGTAGAGGTTGGTGCGAGTGGAATTGTAGTATCGAATCATGGTGGTAGGGTATTAGACTTTACTCCAGGCACTGCTGATGTACTTAAATTGATAGCAGATGAAGTTAAAGGTAAAATCACTATTTTTGTTGATGGAGGAGTAAGGACAGGTGTGGATGTTCTTAAAATGATAAGTCTTGGTGCAGATGCTGTATTTATTGGGAGACCGTTTATTGTTGCTTCTTTTGGTGGAGAAACTGAAGGAGTAAAAACTTATATACAACAAATAAAAGAAGAACTTTTATCAACTATGACGCTTACTGGATGCAATAGTATAAAAGATATAAATCATAGTATAATCAGCAGATAA